A region of Jonquetella anthropi DSM 22815 DNA encodes the following proteins:
- a CDS encoding cobalt-precorrin 5A hydrolase gives MNAGIVAFSAAGVALGRRIAGLFESWGWSVSLSAPARLAGEGVTAVESSSGWAKEHFNSCRCLVVVGSCGLAVRLVAPHLRSKTTDPAVLVADDGGRFVVSLLSGHLGGANRLAARVADALGGAAVVTTATDGRGLTAIDTWAADRGLRIENPPLIAPVSALLLDGGAPGWWSDEDIEVPDGFEARAEGPVGAACSARILSDPFERTLWLRPPVLSLGVGCRRGVSFQALKAELERFASAVRWSVRSIVRVASVDLKKNEPGLLALAESLSAAPQFFSADGLMALLGNFSRSEWVISNVGVDCVCERAAMAVSGGGRLVEGKWKGSGVTFALARLGGEDSR, from the coding sequence GTGAACGCGGGGATCGTGGCGTTCAGCGCCGCCGGCGTCGCCTTGGGCCGTCGGATCGCCGGACTCTTTGAGTCCTGGGGGTGGAGCGTTTCCCTCTCGGCCCCGGCCCGGCTGGCCGGGGAAGGCGTGACCGCCGTCGAAAGCTCTTCCGGCTGGGCGAAGGAGCACTTCAACTCCTGCCGCTGCTTGGTGGTCGTCGGCTCCTGCGGCTTGGCCGTTCGGCTGGTCGCGCCGCACCTGCGAAGCAAAACGACGGACCCGGCCGTGCTGGTCGCTGACGACGGCGGCCGGTTTGTCGTGTCGCTTCTTTCCGGGCATCTGGGCGGCGCAAACCGGCTGGCGGCTCGAGTGGCCGACGCGCTGGGCGGGGCAGCGGTCGTGACGACGGCCACCGACGGCCGGGGCCTGACGGCTATCGACACATGGGCGGCGGATCGGGGATTGAGGATAGAAAACCCGCCGCTGATCGCGCCGGTCTCGGCGCTGCTTTTGGACGGCGGCGCCCCCGGCTGGTGGAGCGACGAGGACATCGAAGTCCCCGACGGATTCGAGGCCCGGGCCGAAGGCCCGGTCGGCGCCGCGTGCAGCGCGCGGATCCTCTCGGATCCTTTTGAGCGGACCCTGTGGCTCAGGCCGCCGGTTCTGTCCCTCGGCGTGGGGTGCCGCCGGGGCGTCTCGTTTCAGGCCCTGAAAGCCGAGCTGGAGCGTTTCGCGTCGGCGGTCCGCTGGTCCGTTCGGTCGATCGTCCGGGTGGCTTCGGTCGACCTCAAAAAGAACGAGCCCGGCTTATTGGCTCTGGCCGAAAGCCTTTCAGCCGCGCCGCAGTTTTTCTCGGCCGACGGGCTGATGGCCCTGCTGGGGAATTTCAGCCGATCGGAATGGGTTATATCAAACGTCGGAGTTGATTGCGTCTGTGAGCGCGCCGCCATGGCGGTCAGCGGCGGCGGGCGTCTTGTCGAGGGCAAGTGGAAAGGCTCAGGGGTCACGTTTGCCTTGGCCCGCCTTGGAGGGGAGGACAGTCGGTGA
- a CDS encoding precorrin-8X methylmutase produces the protein MIQFLPPDAIERRSFEIILEEMGDRAKLIPADQLSLFQRVIHTSADFDYLDNLFVSPDAVSSGRRALSNGATVVTDTNMAKSGISSHAMNLLGCKVVCRMADPDVAREAKERGVTRAVVSMERAARETPEAIFAIGNAPTALVELCRLVQAGQVRPALLIGVPVGFVNVVESKEMAKALDVPRIIAMGRKGGSNVAAAIVNALAYGLTR, from the coding sequence GTGATTCAATTTTTGCCGCCTGACGCGATCGAGCGCCGAAGTTTTGAAATCATCCTGGAGGAAATGGGCGACCGGGCCAAGCTGATTCCGGCCGACCAGCTGTCGCTTTTTCAGCGGGTCATTCACACGTCCGCCGACTTCGACTACTTGGACAACCTGTTCGTCTCGCCCGACGCCGTCAGCTCGGGCCGAAGGGCCCTGTCGAACGGCGCGACGGTGGTAACCGATACCAACATGGCTAAAAGCGGCATATCCTCTCACGCGATGAACCTGCTGGGCTGCAAAGTTGTCTGCCGAATGGCCGACCCGGACGTGGCGCGGGAGGCGAAAGAACGGGGAGTCACCCGGGCCGTCGTGTCCATGGAACGGGCCGCGCGCGAGACGCCGGAAGCCATTTTTGCTATCGGCAACGCCCCGACGGCGCTCGTCGAGCTGTGTCGGCTCGTTCAGGCCGGGCAGGTCCGCCCGGCGCTCCTTATCGGCGTGCCGGTCGGGTTCGTGAACGTGGTCGAGTCCAAGGAAATGGCCAAGGCTCTGGACGTGCCGCGCATCATTGCCATGGGCCGCAAGGGCGGCTCCAACGTGGCGGCGGCTATCGTCAACGCTCTGGCCTACGGACTGACTCGATGA
- the cbiD gene encoding cobalt-precorrin-5B (C(1))-methyltransferase CbiD, translated as MRAERVLREGVTTGSCAAAAAAAAAFFIRDGRIVDSVTVDAPARKLSVDVAWVRACPGGAEAGVVKDGGDDPDVTSGLTVQSRVRPRTDGQVTFCAGAGVGTVTGPGLKVQPGQPAINPVPRQMIAQAVLEVLPRGADVTVSIPGGETVAGCTYNPRLGIVGGLSVLGTSGIVRPMSEEALKATFKADLDVKAAKGRRRFVFVFGNMGEEMTQKLLKLGPSSTVQMGNEVGFMLREARRLEVTGLILAGHSGKMIKLSAGIFQTHSRVADGRMETLCALAALEGAPLPVLNDIYAATTTEAVREILCRAGLESVWGRAALAAQKKAAAYLWGDVRIETAFLDNDGQLLGASAGLEELASEIREDEAVWENSLS; from the coding sequence ATGAGAGCCGAGCGGGTTCTGCGCGAGGGCGTGACGACCGGAAGCTGCGCGGCGGCGGCCGCGGCGGCGGCCGCTTTTTTTATCCGGGACGGGCGGATCGTCGACTCGGTCACGGTGGACGCCCCGGCGCGGAAGTTGTCCGTCGACGTGGCGTGGGTTCGAGCCTGCCCGGGCGGCGCTGAAGCGGGCGTCGTCAAAGACGGCGGCGACGACCCGGACGTGACGAGCGGCCTGACCGTCCAGAGCCGGGTGCGTCCCCGAACGGACGGTCAGGTGACGTTCTGCGCCGGCGCTGGCGTGGGGACCGTCACAGGCCCGGGCCTGAAAGTTCAGCCGGGCCAGCCGGCCATCAACCCGGTTCCCCGGCAGATGATCGCCCAAGCGGTCCTTGAAGTGCTGCCCCGCGGCGCCGACGTTACAGTCTCGATTCCCGGCGGCGAAACGGTGGCGGGGTGCACCTACAACCCGCGGCTTGGAATCGTCGGCGGGCTTTCCGTGCTGGGGACGTCGGGCATCGTCCGCCCGATGAGCGAAGAGGCGCTGAAAGCCACCTTCAAGGCGGACTTGGACGTCAAAGCCGCCAAAGGCCGGCGGCGTTTTGTCTTCGTCTTCGGCAACATGGGCGAGGAGATGACTCAGAAGCTGCTGAAGCTCGGCCCGTCCAGCACGGTCCAGATGGGCAACGAGGTCGGGTTCATGTTGCGGGAAGCCCGCCGGCTGGAAGTGACCGGCCTCATACTGGCCGGTCACTCGGGCAAGATGATTAAGCTGTCCGCCGGGATATTCCAGACTCACAGCCGGGTTGCCGACGGGCGAATGGAAACGCTCTGCGCCCTCGCGGCGCTCGAAGGCGCGCCCTTGCCGGTATTGAACGACATCTACGCGGCCACGACGACCGAAGCGGTCCGGGAGATCCTCTGCCGGGCCGGCTTGGAGTCGGTCTGGGGCCGGGCGGCGCTGGCGGCCCAGAAAAAAGCGGCGGCGTACCTGTGGGGCGACGTGCGGATAGAGACGGCATTCCTCGACAACGACGGCCAGCTGCTCGGCGCGTCGGCGGGACTGGAAGAGCTGGCGTCAGAGATCAGGGAGGACGAGGCGGTATGGGAAAACTCTTTGTCATAG
- the cobM gene encoding precorrin-4 C(11)-methyltransferase, giving the protein MIHFVGAGPGAVDLITVRGAELLKRASTVVYAGSLVNPALLSFCPPSCVVLDSASMSLDEIILALQEGEARGGVTVRLHTGDPCLWGAIREQMDRLDELGISYDVVPGVSSFCAASAALRAELTRPGVSQSVILARQAGRTPVPDGQRLSDLARCGSTMVLFLSAGLVKEAVQELLDAGLPGSTPACAVYKASWPDERTAETTLDDLAGEMARLGMTKTTMILVGGALSRAPVQTSLLYDRSFGHGYRKSEE; this is encoded by the coding sequence ATGATTCATTTTGTCGGAGCCGGCCCAGGCGCCGTTGACCTCATCACGGTCCGGGGCGCCGAGCTGCTGAAGCGGGCGTCAACGGTCGTCTACGCCGGGTCGTTAGTCAACCCGGCGCTGCTGTCGTTCTGCCCGCCGTCCTGCGTCGTTCTCGACAGCGCGTCCATGAGCTTGGACGAAATTATTCTCGCGCTGCAGGAAGGCGAAGCCCGGGGCGGCGTCACGGTCAGGCTTCACACCGGCGACCCGTGCCTGTGGGGAGCCATTCGGGAGCAGATGGACCGGCTGGACGAGCTGGGAATTTCCTACGACGTCGTCCCCGGCGTCAGTTCGTTCTGTGCCGCGTCCGCCGCGCTTCGGGCCGAGCTGACCCGGCCGGGCGTCAGCCAGTCGGTGATACTGGCCCGGCAGGCGGGCAGAACGCCCGTGCCGGACGGCCAGAGGCTCAGCGACTTAGCGAGGTGCGGTTCTACGATGGTGCTGTTCCTCTCGGCCGGTCTGGTTAAAGAGGCCGTTCAGGAGCTTCTTGACGCCGGGCTACCCGGCTCGACTCCCGCTTGCGCGGTCTACAAGGCCAGCTGGCCCGACGAGCGGACGGCCGAAACGACGCTGGACGATCTGGCTGGTGAGATGGCCCGCCTCGGCATGACAAAAACGACGATGATTCTGGTAGGCGGCGCCCTGTCGCGGGCGCCTGTCCAGACGTCTCTGCTGTACGACCGGTCGTTCGGCCACGGCTATAGGAAGTCAGAAGAGTGA
- a CDS encoding precorrin-2 C(20)-methyltransferase: MKFYAVGVGPGDPELITLAALRTLREAGLIVVPLSAPGKESEAERIVRSHLPDAPILQIVFPMVRDEARRDAELRSQLEACRSRWEDVPSVVMPVIGDSALYATAFWLAKAWSQLTDVQLQLVPGVSAHSLACCLTGQFLAMGDDVFSVIPGTAAEERITQALRACDCAALYKPSALKGRLRKIVASAGPWRQVIRVDRAGLDGQKIVSGPEALDEASEYLSTLLLWR, encoded by the coding sequence ATGAAATTTTACGCGGTGGGCGTCGGCCCCGGCGACCCTGAGCTGATCACGCTGGCGGCGCTTCGAACTCTTCGGGAAGCCGGGCTGATAGTCGTTCCCCTGTCCGCTCCCGGCAAGGAGAGCGAGGCCGAGCGGATCGTCCGGAGTCACCTCCCGGACGCGCCGATCCTTCAAATCGTCTTCCCAATGGTTCGGGACGAGGCTCGGCGCGACGCGGAACTCCGAAGCCAGCTGGAAGCGTGCCGAAGTCGCTGGGAAGACGTCCCGTCAGTCGTCATGCCGGTCATCGGCGACTCGGCTCTGTACGCGACCGCGTTTTGGCTGGCCAAGGCGTGGTCGCAGCTGACGGACGTTCAGCTTCAGCTCGTTCCCGGCGTGTCGGCCCACTCGCTGGCTTGCTGTCTGACCGGCCAGTTTCTGGCCATGGGCGACGACGTTTTCTCGGTCATCCCCGGCACGGCGGCGGAAGAGCGGATAACCCAAGCCCTGCGGGCTTGCGACTGCGCCGCGCTGTACAAGCCCAGCGCGCTCAAAGGCCGGCTGAGGAAGATCGTGGCTTCCGCCGGGCCGTGGCGGCAGGTTATTCGGGTTGACCGAGCCGGCCTTGACGGCCAGAAAATCGTCTCTGGGCCGGAAGCTCTTGACGAGGCGTCGGAGTACCTGTCTACCCTGCTTTTGTGGCGGTAA
- a CDS encoding sirohydrochlorin cobaltochelatase yields the protein MGDKALLVVFFGTSVHEAQSALRRFSDAAKKSAGEGWKVAEACTSNIIRRKLKKEGLSIPTPLEALALLQDEGYKQVFVQPGHVIPGAEYDDLRSVVESLGAVRGKYGFKKLGLGRALLMNERDCADVAEIIGRVWEKLLAADEALVLMGHGSSHVANALYSQVQTCLSRLSGRLFIGAVEGSPTLDDVLARLSEKGLKKAALVPFMVSAGDHARNDMAGPGAKSWKSVLQAQGIETRAFLEGFGDTEEFLNYFGGRVAQDIERF from the coding sequence ATGGGAGACAAAGCGCTGCTGGTTGTTTTTTTCGGGACGTCTGTGCACGAGGCGCAGAGCGCCCTTCGCCGCTTCTCCGACGCGGCCAAGAAATCGGCCGGCGAGGGCTGGAAGGTCGCGGAAGCCTGCACGTCCAACATCATTCGCCGGAAGCTGAAAAAAGAAGGCCTGTCGATTCCCACGCCGCTGGAAGCTCTGGCGCTCCTTCAGGACGAGGGATACAAGCAGGTGTTCGTTCAGCCCGGCCACGTCATTCCCGGCGCCGAGTACGACGACCTGCGAAGCGTCGTCGAGTCGCTGGGGGCGGTACGGGGCAAGTACGGTTTCAAGAAGCTGGGGCTGGGCCGCGCCCTGCTGATGAACGAAAGAGACTGCGCTGACGTCGCCGAGATCATTGGGCGCGTCTGGGAAAAGCTGCTCGCCGCCGACGAGGCATTGGTCCTCATGGGACACGGCTCGTCCCACGTGGCCAACGCCCTCTACAGTCAGGTTCAGACCTGCCTGTCCCGACTGTCGGGCCGGCTGTTCATCGGGGCGGTCGAGGGCTCGCCGACGCTGGACGACGTGCTCGCCCGGCTGAGCGAAAAAGGTTTGAAGAAAGCCGCTCTCGTTCCCTTCATGGTCTCGGCGGGCGACCACGCGCGAAACGACATGGCCGGCCCGGGCGCCAAGTCGTGGAAAAGCGTCCTGCAGGCTCAGGGAATTGAAACGCGGGCGTTCCTTGAAGGGTTCGGGGACACGGAAGAGTTCCTGAACTACTTCGGCGGCCGCGTGGCCCAGGACATCGAACGGTTTTAG
- a CDS encoding bifunctional cobalt-precorrin-7 (C(5))-methyltransferase/cobalt-precorrin-6B (C(15))-methyltransferase: MGKLFVIGAGPGNPGGVPLRCLELARSLPKVYAFDRPRRLLSGLLGRPVEPFGPKLDPSLDELEWALAEGDVGLLVTGDPCLFSLLDRLRKRFGPDAMEVLPASGALQSLFAKLKEPWEGAVVLSGHGRDLTGERLAGTVKANRLTVLFCDKDHTPAWACRVLEDFGLGGVSAAAGERLDHDDERIASGAARDLADLPFGGMSVARFLNGSPSGRFWPGLKDESFTRGHVPMTKRFVRAQILSLLAPQPGDVLWDVGAGTGSVSVELALAAPEGIVWAVEREPEGIELIRANAAALRAYNVKVVAGTAPEALEALPSPDRVFVGGSSGNLDEILQAVAARGAGISVVVSSATIETSAQAARCLVPPLFVGAEAVTLTVTEHQKIGRVHLNRAQNPVTLWYAVTAEETGK; this comes from the coding sequence ATGGGAAAACTCTTTGTCATAGGGGCCGGGCCGGGAAACCCCGGCGGCGTTCCCCTCAGGTGCCTTGAGCTGGCCCGTTCTCTGCCGAAAGTCTACGCGTTTGACAGGCCGCGCCGTCTCCTGTCGGGCCTGCTGGGCCGGCCGGTCGAGCCGTTCGGCCCGAAACTTGACCCGTCCCTCGACGAGCTGGAATGGGCGCTGGCCGAAGGGGACGTCGGTTTGTTAGTCACAGGGGACCCGTGCCTGTTCAGCCTGCTTGACCGGCTCCGAAAACGGTTCGGCCCGGACGCGATGGAAGTTCTGCCCGCTTCCGGCGCCCTTCAAAGCCTGTTCGCCAAGCTGAAAGAGCCTTGGGAAGGGGCGGTTGTTCTGAGCGGCCACGGCCGGGATCTGACCGGCGAACGGCTGGCCGGGACTGTGAAGGCCAACCGGCTGACGGTCCTGTTCTGCGACAAAGACCACACGCCCGCGTGGGCGTGCCGTGTTCTGGAAGATTTCGGCCTCGGCGGCGTCTCTGCCGCCGCCGGGGAGCGGCTGGACCACGACGACGAACGGATAGCTTCGGGGGCCGCGCGGGACTTGGCTGACCTGCCGTTTGGCGGCATGTCGGTCGCCCGGTTCCTCAACGGCTCGCCGTCCGGCCGCTTTTGGCCGGGGCTGAAAGACGAGAGCTTCACCCGCGGCCACGTGCCGATGACAAAGCGGTTTGTCCGGGCGCAGATTTTGTCGCTCCTCGCGCCCCAGCCGGGCGACGTGCTGTGGGATGTCGGGGCCGGAACAGGCTCGGTCTCGGTTGAGCTGGCTTTGGCAGCGCCGGAAGGGATCGTCTGGGCGGTCGAGCGCGAGCCGGAGGGGATTGAACTCATCAGGGCGAACGCCGCGGCTCTCCGCGCCTACAACGTCAAAGTCGTCGCTGGGACAGCGCCCGAGGCCTTAGAGGCCCTTCCGTCGCCCGATCGGGTCTTCGTCGGCGGCTCGTCGGGAAATCTGGACGAGATTTTACAGGCCGTCGCCGCTCGGGGCGCCGGAATTTCTGTGGTCGTCTCGTCGGCCACCATCGAGACGTCGGCGCAGGCGGCCCGATGTCTCGTGCCGCCGCTTTTCGTCGGCGCGGAAGCCGTCACGCTGACGGTGACGGAACACCAGAAGATCGGCCGAGTTCACCTGAATCGGGCGCAGAATCCTGTGACCCTGTGGTACGCGGTCACGGCGGAGGAGACGGGGAAATGA
- the cobJ gene encoding precorrin-3B C(17)-methyltransferase has translation MSGLVRVLGLGPGTLDECTPRALAAMEEADVLVGYSTYIDLVRERFPHKPTESTGMTLEVERCRRAVELARSGKNVAVVCSGDPGVYGMAGLVLQLCGTSGPEVEIIPGVTAACSAAARLGAPLGHDFAVVSLSDRLTPWSLIERRLDAAAAADFILCLYNPASRGRPDVLRLACDRLLICRSGETPAGWVRNIGRPGESVHVGTLEQLRCQTLDMFTTVIIGNSQTKRLNGRLVTPRGYREAEA, from the coding sequence GTGAGCGGATTGGTACGAGTTCTTGGGCTGGGGCCCGGAACGCTTGACGAGTGCACGCCCCGGGCTCTGGCGGCCATGGAGGAAGCGGACGTCCTAGTGGGGTACTCGACCTACATTGATTTAGTCAGGGAGCGGTTCCCCCACAAGCCCACCGAGTCGACCGGCATGACGCTGGAAGTGGAGCGGTGCCGACGGGCCGTCGAGCTGGCGCGAAGCGGAAAGAACGTGGCGGTCGTGTGCAGCGGGGACCCGGGCGTTTACGGCATGGCCGGGCTCGTTCTCCAGCTGTGCGGCACTTCTGGCCCGGAGGTGGAGATCATACCGGGCGTCACCGCCGCCTGTTCGGCCGCCGCTCGCTTGGGCGCGCCGTTGGGGCACGACTTCGCGGTGGTGAGCCTGAGCGATCGGCTCACGCCGTGGAGCCTGATCGAGCGGCGGCTCGACGCGGCCGCGGCCGCGGACTTTATCCTGTGTCTGTACAACCCGGCCAGCCGCGGCCGGCCTGACGTGCTGCGCTTGGCCTGCGACAGGCTGTTAATCTGCCGAAGCGGCGAAACGCCTGCCGGGTGGGTCAGGAACATCGGCCGCCCGGGCGAGTCGGTTCACGTCGGGACGCTGGAACAGCTTCGCTGTCAGACCCTCGACATGTTCACCACCGTGATTATCGGCAACTCGCAGACCAAGCGGCTGAACGGCCGGCTCGTCACGCCGAGAGGATACCGGGAGGCGGAAGCATGA
- a CDS encoding cob(I)yrinic acid a,c-diamide adenosyltransferase, which translates to MTQGLVQIYTGDGKGKTTAALGLAVRALGRGWPVRIIQFLKGVRAGEHAAFERLGVSISFVPSDVPPWKARREDLVASCAKQLAQAREALAQMDRGLVVLDEIIGALNKEYVTRSDVEALLAARPESVELVMTGRDAPDWLIDRAGLVTRMTLVRHPFSQGVPAREGMEF; encoded by the coding sequence GTGACGCAGGGACTTGTCCAGATTTACACCGGCGACGGCAAAGGCAAGACGACCGCCGCCCTCGGCTTGGCCGTTCGGGCGCTGGGCCGAGGCTGGCCGGTTCGGATCATTCAGTTCCTCAAAGGGGTTCGAGCCGGCGAGCATGCCGCGTTCGAGCGGCTTGGGGTTTCCATATCCTTTGTCCCGTCCGACGTCCCGCCGTGGAAAGCGCGCCGGGAGGATCTGGTCGCCTCCTGCGCCAAGCAGCTGGCTCAGGCTCGGGAGGCTCTGGCCCAGATGGATCGCGGGCTCGTGGTGCTCGACGAGATCATCGGCGCGTTGAACAAAGAGTACGTGACCCGCTCGGACGTCGAAGCCCTGCTGGCGGCCCGCCCGGAGAGCGTCGAACTGGTGATGACCGGACGGGACGCGCCCGACTGGCTCATTGACCGGGCCGGACTGGTCACCCGAATGACGCTGGTTCGCCACCCGTTTTCTCAGGGCGTGCCGGCTCGGGAGGGCATGGAGTTCTAG
- a CDS encoding Hsp70 family protein: MTRGVLAVDLGTSNTYISKCPDSELSPSAVELWGERGSLDTAILYRPGEDPVIGEAATFGWAEASPLQRKRWELHSRFKPELDRSADVKKWAVDFLKGLLSGGRKRHLDIDPEGRQVFFGFPCQASESWRGELRDVARSAGFGEITLLEEPLAALAEALAAGALSPSEVRRNVLVVDFGGGTCDMASVCGLQVKKAWGDWLLGGRLFDDLFFSLLAERTEGAFERWEAGGAFEFVRLYWSKILKERFSAAMADDRTRRWSGSAGEYGAIPSLDWDEFIGRCRRFTASGPLVGDVPGCPGSAGECDLIGRFEALLDGADEPELVLLSGGSSQWPFVDDAVRVRFPSARVLRSDRPGGAVARGLSLLPALTARHESSRRQLTAGSAAFVSRTLRGPLAQVRQEASHQLGASLSGLMIREAVRPAVEEYRTEGGPLAELEKKLNDRVEGLRGQADEMAHAALGRWTGEAANVLSLLLKEWFAENGVVSSPRLDKPIDLGGAGAGAGLQSLAGKLVQQALSPLSKFGTLAVSALGALLGGTAAALSTAVGPAGWAVGGLLALGGCLAGRPAMERWMSSLDLPKAAAGYLLSEARVNRMIGRLREQAAGEIDQKLSDAWAAGLDEFETLVKQAVASEIAGLDAFCQLGRREETTK; this comes from the coding sequence ATGACGCGGGGCGTGCTGGCAGTCGATTTAGGCACGAGCAACACGTACATCAGCAAGTGTCCGGACAGCGAGCTGAGCCCGTCCGCGGTGGAGCTGTGGGGCGAGCGGGGTAGCTTGGACACGGCGATTTTGTACCGGCCCGGCGAAGATCCGGTCATCGGTGAGGCCGCCACGTTCGGCTGGGCCGAGGCGTCGCCTCTCCAACGAAAGCGCTGGGAACTTCACAGCCGGTTCAAGCCCGAGCTCGACCGAAGCGCCGACGTGAAAAAATGGGCGGTCGATTTCCTGAAAGGCTTGTTGAGCGGCGGTCGGAAGCGGCACTTGGACATTGACCCGGAGGGGCGGCAGGTCTTTTTCGGCTTTCCCTGTCAGGCGTCGGAGAGCTGGCGCGGCGAGCTGAGAGACGTCGCCAGAAGCGCTGGATTTGGCGAGATCACGCTGCTTGAAGAGCCGCTGGCCGCGCTGGCCGAGGCTTTGGCCGCCGGCGCCTTGAGCCCGTCAGAGGTGCGGAGAAACGTGCTGGTCGTCGACTTCGGCGGCGGCACGTGCGACATGGCGTCGGTCTGCGGCCTGCAGGTGAAGAAGGCGTGGGGGGACTGGCTTTTAGGCGGCCGGCTGTTCGACGACCTGTTCTTCAGCTTGCTGGCCGAGCGGACGGAAGGCGCGTTCGAGCGGTGGGAAGCCGGCGGCGCGTTCGAGTTCGTCCGGCTGTACTGGAGCAAAATCCTGAAAGAGCGGTTCTCTGCCGCGATGGCCGACGACAGGACCAGACGGTGGAGCGGCTCGGCCGGCGAGTACGGGGCGATCCCGTCGCTCGACTGGGACGAGTTTATCGGCCGGTGCCGTCGGTTTACCGCTTCCGGGCCACTTGTTGGGGATGTGCCCGGTTGTCCTGGGAGCGCCGGCGAGTGCGACTTGATCGGCCGGTTTGAAGCGCTGCTCGACGGCGCCGACGAGCCGGAACTGGTGCTCCTTTCGGGCGGTTCCAGCCAGTGGCCGTTCGTGGACGACGCTGTGCGAGTTCGCTTCCCGAGCGCTCGAGTGCTGCGCAGCGATCGGCCCGGCGGGGCCGTCGCCCGCGGGCTGTCCCTGCTTCCGGCCCTCACAGCCCGGCACGAGTCGAGCCGCCGTCAGCTTACCGCCGGATCGGCGGCCTTCGTCAGCCGCACCCTTCGCGGCCCGCTGGCGCAGGTTCGGCAGGAGGCGTCTCATCAGCTGGGAGCCAGCCTGTCCGGTCTGATGATCCGCGAAGCGGTCCGTCCGGCGGTCGAAGAGTACCGAACGGAAGGCGGACCGCTGGCGGAGCTTGAGAAAAAACTGAACGATCGGGTGGAGGGCCTCCGCGGGCAGGCCGACGAAATGGCCCACGCGGCGCTGGGCCGATGGACCGGCGAGGCGGCCAACGTGCTGTCGCTGCTCCTCAAAGAGTGGTTCGCCGAAAACGGCGTCGTCTCGTCGCCCCGACTTGACAAGCCGATCGACTTGGGCGGGGCAGGCGCCGGGGCGGGGCTCCAGTCTCTGGCCGGCAAGTTAGTTCAGCAGGCTCTGTCGCCGCTGTCAAAGTTCGGCACTCTGGCCGTCTCGGCCTTGGGCGCCCTCTTGGGCGGGACTGCCGCCGCGCTCTCGACGGCTGTCGGACCGGCCGGCTGGGCGGTCGGCGGCCTGTTGGCCCTCGGCGGGTGTCTCGCCGGACGTCCGGCCATGGAGCGGTGGATGTCGTCGCTTGACCTGCCGAAGGCCGCGGCCGGGTACCTGCTTTCTGAGGCCCGGGTGAACCGAATGATCGGCCGGCTCCGGGAGCAGGCGGCAGGAGAAATTGACCAAAAACTTTCGGACGCGTGGGCCGCCGGGCTCGACGAGTTTGAAACGCTCGTCAAGCAGGCCGTGGCGTCTGAAATCGCCGGCCTTGACGCGTTCTGCCAGCTCGGTAGGAGGGAGGAAACGACCAAGTGA